In a genomic window of Sarcophilus harrisii chromosome 4, mSarHar1.11, whole genome shotgun sequence:
- the DSE gene encoding dermatan-sulfate epimerase isoform X2: protein MYETSYRRGWGFQYLHNHQPTNCMALLTGSLVLMNQGYLQEAYLWTKQVLAIMEKSMVLLREVTDGSLYEGVAYGSYTTRSLFQYMFLVQRHFDINHFNHPWLKQHFAFMYRTVLPGFQRTVAIADSNYNWFYGPESQLVFLDKFVMRNGSGNWLADQIRQNRVIEGPGTASKGQRWCTLHTEFLWYEASLGSVPPPDYGTPTLHYFEDWGVVTYGSALPAEINRPFLSFKSGKLGGRAIYDIVHRNKYKEWIKGWRNFNAGHEHPDQNSFTFAPNGVPFITEALYGPKYTFFNNVLMFAPAVSKSCFSPWEGQVTEDCSSKWSKYKHDSAAHCQGRVVAALEKEGVVFIRGEGVGAYNPQLKLKNFQRNLILLHPQLLLLVDQIHLEEDSPLETAASFFHNVDVPFEEIVVDGVHGACIKQRDGIYKMYWMDDTGYSEKATIASVTYPRGYPYNGTNYVNVTTHLRSPITKVAYLFIGPSIDVQSFNLHGDAQQLDVFIATSDHAYAVYLWTGEATGQTAFAHVIADHQKIIFDQSAIIKSSPVSEVKDYAGIVERSLQHFKPVFQQLEKQILSRVRNTASFRKTAERLLRFSDKRQTEEAIDRIFAISQQQQQQQRKQQLQGKAKKNRRPARRYKFIDAVPDIFAQIEVNEKKIRQKAQILAQKELPIDEDEEMKDLLDFADVSYVKHKIGVPFRGQFGQAQMVTTARSRAPSISASYTRLFLILNIAIFFVMLAMQLTYFQRAQSLHGQRCVYAILLVDSCILLWLYSSCSQSQC from the exons ATGTATGAAACATCATACCGCCGAGGATGGGGGTTCCAATACCTGCACAATCACCAGCCTACCAATTGTATGGCTCTGTTGACGGGAAGCCTGGTTCTGATGAATCAAG GTTATCTTCAAGAAGCCTATTTGTGGACCAAACAAGTTTTGGCCATCATGGAGAAGTCTATGGTCTTACTCAGAGAAGTCACGGATGGCTCCCTCTATGAAGGAGTTGCCTATGGTAGCTATACCACCAGATCCCTCTTTCAGTACATGTTCCTGGTACAGAGGCATTTTGATATCAACCACTTTAATCATCCTTGGCTTAAGCAACACTTTGCATTCATGTACAGAACAGTCCTTCCAG GTTTTCAAAGAACAGTGGCAATTGCAGACTCAAATTACAACTGGTTTTATGGGCCAGAAAGTCAGTTGGTCTTTCTAGATAAATTTGTCATGCGTAATGGCAGTGGCAATTGGCTGGCAGATCAGATTCGACAGAACAGAGTGATAGAAGGTCCAGGAACAGCATCAAAAGGGCAGCGCTGGTGTACCTTGCACACTGAATTTCTCTG gTACGAAGCCAGCTTGGGTTCTGTACCCCCACCAGACTATGGAACCCCAACACTGCATTATTTTGAGGACTGGGGTGTTGTGACTTATGGAAGTGCCTTGCCTGCAGAGATCAATagacctttcctttccttcaagtcaggaaaacttggaggACGTGCAATCTATGACATTGTCCACAgaaacaagtacaaagaatggaTCAAAGGATGGAGAAATTTTAATGCTGGCCATGAGCATCCTGATCAGAACTCATTTACTTTTGCTCCCAATGGTGTGCCTTTCATCACGGAGGCTCTCTATGGGCCAAAGTACACCTTCTTCAACAATGTGCTAATGTTTGCCCCTGCAGTATCAAAAAGCTGCTTCTCTCCCTGGGAGGGTCAGGTCACAGAAGACTGTTCATCAAAGTGGTCAAAGTACAAACATGACTCGGCTGCCCACTGTCAGGGGAGAGTGGTGGCTGCTCTAGAGAAGGAGGGAGTGGTTTTTATAcgaggggaaggagtgggggccTACAATCCTCAGCTAAAACTGAAAAATTTCCAGAGGAACCTAATTCTCTTGCACCCTCAGCTCCTCCTCCTTGTGGACCAAATCCACCTGGAAGAAGACAGTCCTCTAGAGACAGCGGCAAGCTTTTTTCACAATGTGGATGTCCCTTTTGAAGAGATTGTCGTGGATGGTGTCCACGGGGCTTGCATTAAGCAGCGAGAcggtatatataaaatgtattggaTGGATGATACTGGCTATAGTGAGAAAGCAACCATTGCTTCAGTGACTTACCCCCGGGGATATCCGTACAATGGAACAAACTATGTGAATGTCACTACACACCTCCGGAGTCCCATCACCAAGGTAGCCTATCTTTTCATAGGACCTTCTATCGATGTTCAAAGCTTCAACCTCCATGGAGATGCTCAACAACTAGATGTATTTATAGCCACTAGTGACCATGCTTACGCAGTTTACCTTTGGACAGGTGAGGCCACTGGACAAACAGCCTTTGCACATGTCATTGCAGATCACCAAAAGATTATTTTTGATCAGTCTGCCATCATTAAGAGCTCTCCTGTGTCTGAAGTAAAGGACTATGCCGGAATTGTAGAACGCAGTCTCCAGCATTTCAAGCCAGTTTTCCAGCAGCTAGAGAAGCAGATCTTGTCCCGCGTCCGTAACACAGCTAGCTTTCGAAAGACTGCTGAGCGCCTGCTGAGATTTTCAgataagagacagacagaggaagcTATCGATAGGATATTTGCAATctctcagcagcagcagcagcagcagagaaAACAGCAGCTACAAGGCAAGGCAAAAAAGAACCGAAGGCCAGCCAGGCGCTACAAGTTCATTGATGCCGTCCCTGACATTTTTGCACAGATTGaagtaaatgagaaaaagatCCGACAGAAAGCTCAGATTTTGGCACAGAAAGAATTGCCCatagatgaagatgaagaaatgaaagaccTTTTAGATTTTGCTGATGTCTCTTATGTGAAACACAAAATTGGGGTACCATTCAGAGGCCAGTTTGGGCAGGCCCAGATGGTGACAACTGCCCGAAGCAGGGCCCCCTCAATATCTGCTTCCTATACCAGGCTTTTCCTCATTCTGAACATTGCTATTTTCTTTGTCATGCTAGCAATGCAACTGACTTACTTTCAGAGGGCCCAGAGTCTACATGGTCAAAGATGTGTCTATGCTATCCTTCTGGTTGATAGTTGCATCTTACTTTGGTTGTACTCTTCTTGTTCCCAATCGCAGTGCTAG
- the DSE gene encoding dermatan-sulfate epimerase isoform X3, whose amino-acid sequence MGVPIPAQSPAYQLYGSVDGKPGSDESRYEASLGSVPPPDYGTPTLHYFEDWGVVTYGSALPAEINRPFLSFKSGKLGGRAIYDIVHRNKYKEWIKGWRNFNAGHEHPDQNSFTFAPNGVPFITEALYGPKYTFFNNVLMFAPAVSKSCFSPWEGQVTEDCSSKWSKYKHDSAAHCQGRVVAALEKEGVVFIRGEGVGAYNPQLKLKNFQRNLILLHPQLLLLVDQIHLEEDSPLETAASFFHNVDVPFEEIVVDGVHGACIKQRDGIYKMYWMDDTGYSEKATIASVTYPRGYPYNGTNYVNVTTHLRSPITKVAYLFIGPSIDVQSFNLHGDAQQLDVFIATSDHAYAVYLWTGEATGQTAFAHVIADHQKIIFDQSAIIKSSPVSEVKDYAGIVERSLQHFKPVFQQLEKQILSRVRNTASFRKTAERLLRFSDKRQTEEAIDRIFAISQQQQQQQRKQQLQGKAKKNRRPARRYKFIDAVPDIFAQIEVNEKKIRQKAQILAQKELPIDEDEEMKDLLDFADVSYVKHKIGVPFRGQFGQAQMVTTARSRAPSISASYTRLFLILNIAIFFVMLAMQLTYFQRAQSLHGQRCVYAILLVDSCILLWLYSSCSQSQC is encoded by the exons ATGGGGGTTCCAATACCTGCACAATCACCAGCCTACCAATTGTATGGCTCTGTTGACGGGAAGCCTGGTTCTGATGAATCAAG gTACGAAGCCAGCTTGGGTTCTGTACCCCCACCAGACTATGGAACCCCAACACTGCATTATTTTGAGGACTGGGGTGTTGTGACTTATGGAAGTGCCTTGCCTGCAGAGATCAATagacctttcctttccttcaagtcaggaaaacttggaggACGTGCAATCTATGACATTGTCCACAgaaacaagtacaaagaatggaTCAAAGGATGGAGAAATTTTAATGCTGGCCATGAGCATCCTGATCAGAACTCATTTACTTTTGCTCCCAATGGTGTGCCTTTCATCACGGAGGCTCTCTATGGGCCAAAGTACACCTTCTTCAACAATGTGCTAATGTTTGCCCCTGCAGTATCAAAAAGCTGCTTCTCTCCCTGGGAGGGTCAGGTCACAGAAGACTGTTCATCAAAGTGGTCAAAGTACAAACATGACTCGGCTGCCCACTGTCAGGGGAGAGTGGTGGCTGCTCTAGAGAAGGAGGGAGTGGTTTTTATAcgaggggaaggagtgggggccTACAATCCTCAGCTAAAACTGAAAAATTTCCAGAGGAACCTAATTCTCTTGCACCCTCAGCTCCTCCTCCTTGTGGACCAAATCCACCTGGAAGAAGACAGTCCTCTAGAGACAGCGGCAAGCTTTTTTCACAATGTGGATGTCCCTTTTGAAGAGATTGTCGTGGATGGTGTCCACGGGGCTTGCATTAAGCAGCGAGAcggtatatataaaatgtattggaTGGATGATACTGGCTATAGTGAGAAAGCAACCATTGCTTCAGTGACTTACCCCCGGGGATATCCGTACAATGGAACAAACTATGTGAATGTCACTACACACCTCCGGAGTCCCATCACCAAGGTAGCCTATCTTTTCATAGGACCTTCTATCGATGTTCAAAGCTTCAACCTCCATGGAGATGCTCAACAACTAGATGTATTTATAGCCACTAGTGACCATGCTTACGCAGTTTACCTTTGGACAGGTGAGGCCACTGGACAAACAGCCTTTGCACATGTCATTGCAGATCACCAAAAGATTATTTTTGATCAGTCTGCCATCATTAAGAGCTCTCCTGTGTCTGAAGTAAAGGACTATGCCGGAATTGTAGAACGCAGTCTCCAGCATTTCAAGCCAGTTTTCCAGCAGCTAGAGAAGCAGATCTTGTCCCGCGTCCGTAACACAGCTAGCTTTCGAAAGACTGCTGAGCGCCTGCTGAGATTTTCAgataagagacagacagaggaagcTATCGATAGGATATTTGCAATctctcagcagcagcagcagcagcagagaaAACAGCAGCTACAAGGCAAGGCAAAAAAGAACCGAAGGCCAGCCAGGCGCTACAAGTTCATTGATGCCGTCCCTGACATTTTTGCACAGATTGaagtaaatgagaaaaagatCCGACAGAAAGCTCAGATTTTGGCACAGAAAGAATTGCCCatagatgaagatgaagaaatgaaagaccTTTTAGATTTTGCTGATGTCTCTTATGTGAAACACAAAATTGGGGTACCATTCAGAGGCCAGTTTGGGCAGGCCCAGATGGTGACAACTGCCCGAAGCAGGGCCCCCTCAATATCTGCTTCCTATACCAGGCTTTTCCTCATTCTGAACATTGCTATTTTCTTTGTCATGCTAGCAATGCAACTGACTTACTTTCAGAGGGCCCAGAGTCTACATGGTCAAAGATGTGTCTATGCTATCCTTCTGGTTGATAGTTGCATCTTACTTTGGTTGTACTCTTCTTGTTCCCAATCGCAGTGCTAG